The bacterium DNA window CCCGGTGGGGCCGGAGGATCCCGACGGGCTCACGGTCCTCCGCCACTCCGCCGCCCACGTGATGGCTCAGGCCGTGTGCGACCTCGTCCCCGGCGCCCGGTACGCCATCGGCCCGCCGATCGAGGAGGGGTTTTACTACGACTTCGATCCGCCGCGTCCGTTCACGCCAGAGGACCTCGAGAAGTTCGAAAAGCGCATGGCGGAAATCGCCGCCGAGGATGCCCCCTTTGTCCGGCACGAGTGTTCCCCGGAAGAGGCGCGTTCGCTCTTCCGCCGGATGAACGAGCCGTACAAGCTCGAAATCCTGCAGAAGATCCATGAGGCCGGCGAGCAGGTCAGCTACTACACCTCCTCGCGCTTTCTCGATTTGTGCCGCGGGCCGCACGTGCCCAGTACCGGACGGATCAAGGCCTTCAAGCTGCTCAATGTCGCCGGCGCCTACTTCGGCAACCCCGAGGACAACCGGCAATTGCAGCGCATTTACGCCGTCTCCTATCCGGACAAGAAGGCCCTCGATGAGTTCCTCAAGCGCCGCGAGGAGGCCGAAAAGCGCGACCACCGTCGCCTGGGCAAGCAACTGAAACTGTTCTCGATCCAGGAGGACTCCGGCGCCGGGCTGGTGCTGTGGCATCCGCGCGGGGCCTTCATCCGCCGCATCATCGAAGAATTCTGGTACCGCCGGCATCAGGAGTCGGGCTACGAGCTGGTCTATTCGCCCCATGTGGCGCGTCTGCGTCTCTGGGAAATCTCCGGGCACACCGGCTTCTATGCTGACAGCATGTTTCCGCCCTTCGATGTGGAGAACAACCCGCATCAACTCAAGCCGATGAACTGCCCGTTCCACATCCTGATCTACCAGTCGGATGTGCGCAGCTACCGCGATCTGCCGTTGCGCTGGGCGGAGTTGGGAACGGTTTACCGCTTCGAGCGCGGCGGCGTGCTGCACGGGCTTCTGCGCGTGCGCGGCTTCACCCAGGATGATGCGCACATCTTCTGCCGCCGCGACCAGGTGGAGGCGGAAATCGCGCGGACCGTCGACTTTTGTTTTTCGATCTACGCCGCCTTCGGCTTCACCGACATCGATGTCTTCCTCTCCACCCGCCCGGAAAAGGCGATCGGCGACGAGAAGGACTGGCTGTTGGCGCAGGAATCGCTGAAACGCGCCCTCGAATCGCGCGGCCAGTCCTACCAGATCGACGAGGGGGGCGGGGCCTTCTACGGCCCCAAGATCGACATGCATGTCCGCGACGCCATCGGCCGCCGCTGGCAGTGCGGGACCATCCAGTTTGATTTCAATCTTCCCGAACGGTTCGATCTGCACTACGTCGGCGCCGACGGCGCCCGGCACCGTCCGGTCATGGTCCACCGCGCCCTGATGGGATCGCTGGAGCGTTTCTTCGGCATCTTGATCGAGCACTACACCGGCAACTTCCCCGTCTGGCTGGCGCCCGAACAGGCGATCATCCTGACGGTCAGCGAGAAGGTGGCCGATTACGCCGCCGCCCTCGAGACCGAGCTGAAGGCCAAGGGGGTGCGGGTGCGCGCCGACCTGCGGCCGGAAAAGATCGGCATGAAAATCCGCGAAGCGGAAACCAACAAAGTTCCGTATATGCTCGTTGTCGGAGAAAAAGAAGCGCAATCGGGAATGGTCGCCGTCCGCGCCCATGGCGGGATGGACCTGGGTGTGCAACCGATCGCGCAATTCGTCGAATTGATCAAAAGCCAGGATAAACCGGCCGACTACACCCGTCGCGCCGAACCCTAAACCCGTGTCCGGGCTCTGCCCGGGGAGGTACGCCCTATCGCCGCGCCACGCCAGCCGCAGACTCGTATCAACCGTCGCATCCGGTTCCCGCAAGTGCGGGTGATCGGTCCCGATGGCGCCCAGTTGGGCATCATGGTGACCAAGGATGCGCTCAAGCTCGCCGAAGACCAAGGCTTGGACTTAGTCGAGATTTCCCCTGACGCCCGTCCGCCGGTCTGCCGCATCCTCGATTACGGTAAGTACCTGTACGACGAATCGAAGAACGCCAAGAAAGCCAAAAAGCGTCAGACGAGCACGCAGCTCAAAGAGATGCGTTACCGGCCGAAAATCGACGAGCATGACATCAATTTCAAGACGGCCAAGTTGCGCGAGTTTCTGATCGAGGGACACAAGGTCCGCGCCTATGTGGAGTTCCGCGGCCGCGAGATGACCCACACCGAGTTCGGTTACCGGATCCTGGAGCGGATCAAGGAAATGCTGGCCGATGTCGGCCAGCCGGAACCGTCGGTACGCATGGAAGGGCGGCACATGTCGCTCATCATCAACCCCAAGAAGGGGGCGGTCAAACCCAAGGCCGACGAAAAGCCCGGAGAGAAGCCGGCCGCCGCCGGCAAGCCCGCGGGCGCCGCCGCACCGGCGCCCTCCGGGGCCGCCGAGCAACCGGCCGCCTGAGTGTTTTTCTCGATTATTTGATGTTGACAGAGGCCTTGCAGGGCATATATTTGCGAGTCTTGGCCAAATGGCCAAAGAGGGATAGGCAACATGCCAAAGATGAAGACCAATCGTTCGGCCGCCAAGCGCTTCAAGCGCACCGCCTCGGGCAAGTTCAAGCGCGCCAAGGCCTACCGCGGCCACCTCTCCGGCTCCAAGTCGCCCAAGCGCCAGCGCCAGCTGCGCAAGACCGCTTATGTCGACAAGACCGATGAGGGACGCGTCAAGTGTCTGTTGCCGTATGGGGCCTGAGGCCGGAATCGTCCGTTTAGGGAGACTCACAAGTGTCACGCGCAACGAACAATGTCGCCGCCCATCGGCGCCGCAAGAAGTACCTCGATGAAGCCAAGGGGAACTTTGGCGGACGGCGCAAGCAGTATCGCACCGCCCGGATGACCGTCGAGAAGGGCTGGCAGTACCAATACCGCGACCGGCGCAACCTCAAGCGAACGATGCGCAATCTCTGGATTGTCCGGATCAACGCCGCCGCGCGCGGGCTCGGGCTCACCTATGCCCGTTTCATGGACGGCCTCAAGAAGGCCGGGATCGAACTGGACCGCAAGGTGCTGGCCCACATGGCCGCCACCGACCCGGATGGTTTCGCCGCGCTGGCGCGCACCGCGGGCGGCGGACGTTAGCGAGTGTCAACACCGCCTCCCCGCGGGGAAGCGTGCCGAAAACCCGCCTCCGGCGGGTTTTTTGTTTTGCGCCGACACGCATGTTTCTGATTCCGTCGGCGGCCCGAATGCATGATCGTTGGGACTGCGCCCCGGCCCCCGGGGCGGGACCGTAGCGAACGGACAACCGATGAGCATGACCGATCAACTGCGCGAGCTGGAGGCCGTCGCGCGCGCCGAATGGGACAAGGCCTCGCCGGCCGAGCGCGCCCAGATGAAAGTCCGCTATCTGGGCAAGAAAAGCCGGCTCAACGAAATCCTGCGCGGTCTCAAGGACCTGCCCGAAGAGGAGCGCCGTCAGGTCGGCGCACTCGCCAATCAGGTGCGCGACGCCCTGGCGCAACTGTTCGAAAGCGCCGATGGCCACGCTGCCGCGGTGGCCGTGCCGCGCTATGATTTCACGCTGCCGGGACGTCCCCAGCCGCGCGGCGTCCGTCACCTCATCACCCGCACCATGGAGGAAGTAATCGAGATCTTCTATGGAATGGGTTTCGAGATCGCCGACGGCCCCGAAATTGAGACCGACTATTACAACTTCGGCGCGCTCAATTTCCCGCCCGATCACCCGGCGCGCGACATGCAGGACACGTTCTTTGTGTCCGACGAATACCTGCTGCGCACCCACACCTCGCCGGTGCAGGTGCGCACGTTTGAAAAACGCCGTCCGCCGGTGCGGATTCTGGCGCCCGGACGGGTCTATCGCAATGAGGCGGTCAACGCCCGCTCCTATTGCGTCTTCCATCAGGTCGAAGGGTTCTTCGTCGACACCGGTGTGTCCTTTGCCGATCTGAAGGGGGTGCTGGCGGCCTTCACGCAGGAGTATTTCGGCGCCGATGTGAAGCTGCGCTTCCGGCCCAGTTTCTTCCCGTTCACCGAGCCCTCCACCGAGGTCGACATTTCCTGCACCCTCTGCGGCGGCCAGGGCTGTCCGCTGTGCAAGCATGAGGGCTGGCTGGAGATTCTCGGCGCCGGGATGATTCATCCGAATGTGTTTGCCGCGGTCGATTACGACCCGAAGGTCTTTTCCGGCTACGCGTTCGGGATGGGCATCGAGCGGGTGACGATGCTCAAGCATGGCATCAACGACATCCGCCTGCTCTATGAGAACGATCTGCGCTTCTTGAAGCAATTTTAGTAGGTCCCGCAGGACCGATCGGACCTATCGAAGGATTCGCGATGAAACTCGGTTATCGCTGGCTTTCCGACTACATCACCATTCCCTGGGAACCGGCCGAACTGGCCGACCGTCTCACCGGGATCGGCACCGCCGTCGACGGGCTCGAACCGGTCTTTCCCCGTTTCCATGGCGTGGTCGTCGCGCGCGTGACCAACACCGACACCATCCCCGGCGACGCTCACCTCAGGGTGCTGACCGTCGACGACGGCATTTCGAAGAAGACCGTTGTTTCCGGCGCGCCGAACATCAAGGACGGCATGCTGGTCGCCTATGCCCGTGTCGGTGCCATTCTCCCCGGCGCCGCCGAGACGGTCGGCACGCGCGCCTTCGGCAGCATCATCTCCGAGGGGGTGGTCTGCTCCGAACGCGAACTCGGGTTGACCGACGATCACGAGGGGGTGATGGCCCTCGATCCCGAGACGCAGACCGTGGGACGCGACCTCTGGCAGGAACTGGAGCTGGACGACACCAGCATCTCGTTTGATCTGACCCCCAACCGCGGCGACTGTCTGTCGGTCTTCGGCATCGCCCGCGAAGTGGGCGCGCTGGTGGGCAGCCGCATCCGCCGGCCGGAGATCCATCTGCTGGAAAACGGCGAGCCCGCCGACAAGCGGTTGCGCGTCACCATCGAGGACCCGGAGGGGTGCTGGCGGTATGCCGGGCGTCTGGTGACCGGCGGGCGCGTGCGGCCGTCACCGTGGTGGCTCAAGCACCGTCTGCGCAGCGCCGGGCTGCGTCCGATCAACAACGCCGTCGACGTCACCAACTTCGTCATGATGGAGACCGGCCAGCCGCTGCACGCCTTCGACTGGAGCAAGTTCCAGACCGGCGAGGTGCGGGTCAACGCCGCGGTCGGCGGCGAGGAGTTCATCACCCTTGATGACAAGCCGCGCAAACTGCCGGAAAAGACCGTGATGATCACCGACGGCGGCAACCCGGTGGCCATCGGCGGGATCATGGGCGGCCAGATCTCCGAGGTCTCGGCGCTCACCGCCGATTTCCTGATCGAGTCGGCCTGCTTCAACCCCGTGCGCATCCGCCGCGCGCGCAAGAAACTCGATTTGAACACTGACGCCTCTCAGCGGTTTGAGCGCGGTGTCGACCCCAATGGCGTGATCTATGCCCTCGATCGCGCCGCGGCGCTCTTGTCGAAGCTCACCGGCGGCAAGCTGCTGACCGGCGCTGTCGACGTCTATCCCAGCCCGGTCGCGCCGCTCAAACTCGAGCTGGAATCGGAATGGATCAACCGCACCCTCGGCACCAACCTGGCCTCGCCGAAGATGGTCGACATCCTCGCCTCGCTCGAATTCGGGGTGGTGACCGGCAAGACCGCGGTGGTGACCGTGCCGACCTTCCGACCCGATGTCACCAAGCCGATCGACCTGGCCGAAGAGGTCGCGCGGGTTTACGGCTATGAGCGGATTCCGCTCAACAAGCGGGCCGCCGGGATGCAGCCCACCCACCGCAATCCGAAAGTGAAGTGGGAGACGCGTCTGCGCGACGTGGTCGAGGGGCTGGGCTTCAATCAGGTTGTCTGCAACTCGCTGGTCGATCCGCGGCAGATTCTCATCGCCAACGCCCGTCCCGTGCCGTTGCGCAATCCCCTCTCGTCGGACATGGCGGTGATGCGCGCCGACATGTACGGATCGTTGTTGACGGTGGTGGCGCACAATCTCAACCGCCGGGTCGACTCGATCGCGATTTATGAGCTGGGCTATACCTACGCCAAGGGGCATGGCGCCGAACCCTATAACGAGACACGCCGTCTGGCGCTGGCGCTGGCCGGCGATGCCCCCGCCTCCGGCTGGGAAGGCAAGCCGCGTCCCTATGATTTCTTCGACCTGAAAGGCGCGTTGCAATCGCTGTCGGCCGCCCTGCGCATTCCGATGGACCTGTCGGTCGAAGCGGTTGTGCCGCTGGCGCCCGGGGAGTCGTTCGCCATCAAAGCGGGGGAGAAGCGCTTAGGCGAGATCGGACGCGTCGAACCGCGCGTCTGCGCCGACTTCGACATCAAGACGCCGGTGTGGGCGGCGGTATTGGACGTCGAGGCGTTGATCGCCGCGGCCGATGTCCGCGTCCCGCAGTATCGTGAACTGCCGCGCTTCCCGGCCGCCTATCGCGACATGGCGCTGATCGTCGATGCCGGCATACCGGTCGCCGTTCTTCTGGACGCGATCCGTCGTGTTGGCGGCGAGTTGATCGAGTCGGTGAAACTCTTCGATCTCTACACCGGCAAGCCGATCCCGGAAGGGAAGAAGAACGTCGCCTTCGCGCTGGTGTATCGACGCGCCGATCGCACTCTGACCGACGACGAAGCCGACAACGCCCACCGCGCCATCGTTGCCGCGCTCGCCTCCGAGTTCGGCGCCAAACTCCGCGAGTAGGACCGTCCGACCACGCAGGATGTCATCCCCCTGGAGCCCGGGAGCGGCGTACGCGTGGCGATGGCAGGTCAGACAGGAATGTCCGACCTCCCGATTCCTGACCATTGAAATCAATCTTTGGGAGGACAAACATTCCCGGCTGTCCATCGCTTCGTGGGTGAGTCCGCTCCCGGGAGCCGCCGAACGAGGGGAGACGCGCGGCCGGGCGGTGCTCACGCGCACTGCCGCGGCGCCCTCCCTGTTGAAGTTTTTCTTTAATTCGCTTGACTCGCTTAAAGTATCAGATTAAGCTGCGGCGTACATTTGAACGCCGCCTCACACCGGGCACTCTGGCGGCACCACCATCGGTCAACCTGAGACATCAGCGTCGGACATGGATCATTCCGAGTTTGATCTATTAGAGAAATCGATTGAACGGGCGATGGAGCGTCTGGCGACGCTCGAGGCGGAAAACGAGCGTCTCCGCGCCGACCGTGGCCTGCTCTCCGAACAACTGAAATCCGAAAAAAACCGGGTCGCATCGATCTCCAACCGGATCGTGCAGAGCGCCTCCCCGTCCCCGGACCGACTGGCCGAGGTCAAGGCGCGGTTGCAGAAGCTGATTGAGATCATCCGCGAGCACGAAAAATCGCTGTAGCGCGGCGAAATTGTGACTTGACAACTGCCTTCGCGCGGGAAACTTTGGACGCGGAGGAGCAGTACTTTGACATAAATCGCGGTACGGGAAGAAGATGGGAATCACAACTCAGGGTTAAGATAGCCGGTGGATACGCCTTCCAAAACCATCCGCGTCAACATCTTCGGCGACGAATATCCACTGCGCGCCGAGGGGGAAGCGGATACGGAGTATATGACGCGTGTGGCGGACCATGTCGACCGGGCGATGCGCAAGATCGCCGATCGGTCGCCCAGTCTGCCCACCGCCAAAGTCGCAATCCTGGCGGCGTTGAACATCACGGACGAGATGTTCTCGTCACTGCGTGAGTCCGAACGCCAGACAGCGTCGCTTTCGG harbors:
- the thrS gene encoding threonine--tRNA ligase, translating into PVGPEDPDGLTVLRHSAAHVMAQAVCDLVPGARYAIGPPIEEGFYYDFDPPRPFTPEDLEKFEKRMAEIAAEDAPFVRHECSPEEARSLFRRMNEPYKLEILQKIHEAGEQVSYYTSSRFLDLCRGPHVPSTGRIKAFKLLNVAGAYFGNPEDNRQLQRIYAVSYPDKKALDEFLKRREEAEKRDHRRLGKQLKLFSIQEDSGAGLVLWHPRGAFIRRIIEEFWYRRHQESGYELVYSPHVARLRLWEISGHTGFYADSMFPPFDVENNPHQLKPMNCPFHILIYQSDVRSYRDLPLRWAELGTVYRFERGGVLHGLLRVRGFTQDDAHIFCRRDQVEAEIARTVDFCFSIYAAFGFTDIDVFLSTRPEKAIGDEKDWLLAQESLKRALESRGQSYQIDEGGGAFYGPKIDMHVRDAIGRRWQCGTIQFDFNLPERFDLHYVGADGARHRPVMVHRALMGSLERFFGILIEHYTGNFPVWLAPEQAIILTVSEKVADYAAALETELKAKGVRVRADLRPEKIGMKIREAETNKVPYMLVVGEKEAQSGMVAVRAHGGMDLGVQPIAQFVELIKSQDKPADYTRRAEP
- the infC gene encoding translation initiation factor IF-3; translation: MNRRIRFPQVRVIGPDGAQLGIMVTKDALKLAEDQGLDLVEISPDARPPVCRILDYGKYLYDESKNAKKAKKRQTSTQLKEMRYRPKIDEHDINFKTAKLREFLIEGHKVRAYVEFRGREMTHTEFGYRILERIKEMLADVGQPEPSVRMEGRHMSLIINPKKGAVKPKADEKPGEKPAAAGKPAGAAAPAPSGAAEQPAA
- the rpmI gene encoding 50S ribosomal protein L35: MPKMKTNRSAAKRFKRTASGKFKRAKAYRGHLSGSKSPKRQRQLRKTAYVDKTDEGRVKCLLPYGA
- the rplT gene encoding 50S ribosomal protein L20, with protein sequence MSRATNNVAAHRRRKKYLDEAKGNFGGRRKQYRTARMTVEKGWQYQYRDRRNLKRTMRNLWIVRINAAARGLGLTYARFMDGLKKAGIELDRKVLAHMAATDPDGFAALARTAGGGR
- the pheS gene encoding phenylalanine--tRNA ligase subunit alpha, producing MTDQLRELEAVARAEWDKASPAERAQMKVRYLGKKSRLNEILRGLKDLPEEERRQVGALANQVRDALAQLFESADGHAAAVAVPRYDFTLPGRPQPRGVRHLITRTMEEVIEIFYGMGFEIADGPEIETDYYNFGALNFPPDHPARDMQDTFFVSDEYLLRTHTSPVQVRTFEKRRPPVRILAPGRVYRNEAVNARSYCVFHQVEGFFVDTGVSFADLKGVLAAFTQEYFGADVKLRFRPSFFPFTEPSTEVDISCTLCGGQGCPLCKHEGWLEILGAGMIHPNVFAAVDYDPKVFSGYAFGMGIERVTMLKHGINDIRLLYENDLRFLKQF
- the pheT gene encoding phenylalanine--tRNA ligase subunit beta, yielding MKLGYRWLSDYITIPWEPAELADRLTGIGTAVDGLEPVFPRFHGVVVARVTNTDTIPGDAHLRVLTVDDGISKKTVVSGAPNIKDGMLVAYARVGAILPGAAETVGTRAFGSIISEGVVCSERELGLTDDHEGVMALDPETQTVGRDLWQELELDDTSISFDLTPNRGDCLSVFGIAREVGALVGSRIRRPEIHLLENGEPADKRLRVTIEDPEGCWRYAGRLVTGGRVRPSPWWLKHRLRSAGLRPINNAVDVTNFVMMETGQPLHAFDWSKFQTGEVRVNAAVGGEEFITLDDKPRKLPEKTVMITDGGNPVAIGGIMGGQISEVSALTADFLIESACFNPVRIRRARKKLDLNTDASQRFERGVDPNGVIYALDRAAALLSKLTGGKLLTGAVDVYPSPVAPLKLELESEWINRTLGTNLASPKMVDILASLEFGVVTGKTAVVTVPTFRPDVTKPIDLAEEVARVYGYERIPLNKRAAGMQPTHRNPKVKWETRLRDVVEGLGFNQVVCNSLVDPRQILIANARPVPLRNPLSSDMAVMRADMYGSLLTVVAHNLNRRVDSIAIYELGYTYAKGHGAEPYNETRRLALALAGDAPASGWEGKPRPYDFFDLKGALQSLSAALRIPMDLSVEAVVPLAPGESFAIKAGEKRLGEIGRVEPRVCADFDIKTPVWAAVLDVEALIAAADVRVPQYRELPRFPAAYRDMALIVDAGIPVAVLLDAIRRVGGELIESVKLFDLYTGKPIPEGKKNVAFALVYRRADRTLTDDEADNAHRAIVAALASEFGAKLRE
- a CDS encoding cell division protein ZapA, producing MDTPSKTIRVNIFGDEYPLRAEGEADTEYMTRVADHVDRAMRKIADRSPSLPTAKVAILAALNITDEMFSSLRESERQTASLSARARILREKLEARLAAGAVASTTDSPSRLSLTAN